GCGCCCGGATGGCGCAAAATTGCCATAAACAGCTCGCGGGCTTCGGGAATGGTGCACAGCGGCTGTTTCAGATGACGGCGCGCATGGCGCAGCTGGCGCACGGTGGTGGAGTAGATGCCGCGGATATCGCGGTTACGCACCATCAGATAGAACATGCGCATGATGGCTTCCGGCTGGCGTTCAAACAGCGTCTCGTCGCGCAGATCGATCAGATCGCCGCGCAGCTGGAAATCATCGTTCAGCGGGCGCGGTTTTTCCGTGGCGTCCAGCGCCAGAATCGCTTCATCAAACAGCTGCAGCAGCATGTTGTTCAGTTCGCTGACGCGGCGCGTCACGCGGTAGAAGTCTTTCATCATGCGCTCGACCGGCTCATTGCCTTCGCCTTGGTAGCGCAGCCGCTGCGCTACGCTGAGCTGGCGATCGAACAGCAGCCGGTTATCATAACGCGACAGCTCCAGATGCAGCGCGAAGCGGATACGCCACAGCAGGCTCTGACATTCGTTCAGCTCGTTGCGTTCCGCCTGTGTCAGAAAGCCGAAACCGACCATTTCATCCAGCGAGGTGGCACCGAAGTGGCGCCGTGCCACCCATAACAGGGTATGGATATCGCGCAGGCCGCCGGGGCTGCTTTTGATGTCCGGCTCCAGGTTGTAGCTGGTGCCGTGGTAGCGCTGGTGGCGCTCCTGCTGCTCCTCAATCTTGGCGTGGAAAAAATCGGGGGAGGGCCAGAAGCCGTCGCTGAAAATGTGTTTTTGCATCTGCAGGAACAGCGCCACGTCGCCGCAGATCATCCGCGACTCGATCAGGTTGGTGGCTACGGTCAGATCGGCCAGCCCTTCCAGCAGGCACTCTTCCAGCGTACGCACGCTGTGGCCGACCTCCAGCTTCAGGTCCCACAGCAGCGTGATGAACTCGCCGACGCGCGCCGCCTGCGGCTCGCTCAACCGCTGCTGGCTGAGCACCAGCACGTCGATGTCCGACAGCGGATGCAGCTCGTCGCGGCCGTAGCCGCCCACCGCGACCAGCGCGGTTTCGGCAACCTGTTCAAAGCCGTAAAAACGCCACAGACGGCGCAGCAGGCGGTCGACGAACTCACTGCGCGCCGCCACCAGGCTTTCGGCGCTGGCGCCGGCGTCAAAGGATGTCGCCAGCCAGTGCTGAAACTGTTCCAGTCGCTGTTTCAGCGTGCCGCAGTCCAGCTCATCATCGCCATAGGTATGGGGCGAGGCGGGCGGCGTCAGTTGCGCGACGACCGGCGGTGCGGATGCACGAAAATCTTCAGACATGGGATGGCCTATAAAAATAAAAAAGGCCGGCAAAAGCCGGCCTGTGTTATGCGTTTAGCGTACGGCGTTGCCGCCGCGCTTACACGTCATGCGTAATGATGTTGGGGATGGTGTCATCCTTGCGCAACGTCATTATCTCGCAGCCGTTTTCAGTCACCACAATAGTATGCTCATACTGTGCCGACAAGCTGCGATCTTTGGTTTTTACCGTCCAGCCGTCTTTCATGGTGCGGATGCGGTAGTCGCCGGCGTTGACCATCGGCTCGATGGTGAAGGCCATGCCCGCCTGCAGCACCACGCCGCCGTCGTCGGCGTCGTAATGCAGCACCTGCGGCTCTTCGTGAAACACTTCGCCGATGCCGTGTCCGCAGTATTCACGCACCACGGAGAACTTCTCGGCCTCTACAAACTGCTGAATGGCTTTGCCCAGCGTGCGTAGGCGGATGCCCGGTTTGACCATCTTCAGAGCCAGGTACAGGCTTTCCTGAGTAATGCGGCACAGGCGCTCGCCCAGAATTGTCGGCTTGCCTACCAGGAACATCTTGGAAGTATCGCCGTGCCAGCCGTCTTTGATGACGGTGACGTCGATATTGACGATATCGCCGTCTTTCAGCACCTTGTCATCGCTCGGGATGCCGTGGCACACCACTTCGTTCACCGAGATGCAGACGGATTTCGGGAAGCCGTGGTAGCCCAGGCAGGCGGAGATCGCCTGCTGCTTTTCCGTGATGTATTCGTGACAGATACGGTCCAGTTCACCGGTGGTGACGCCGGGTTTGACGTAAGGCTCGATGATTTCCAGCACTTCGGCGGCCAGGCGGCCGGCTACGCGCATTTTTTGGATGTCATCAGCGTTTTTAATTGAGATTGCCATGAAATTCGTCCGAAGGTGTCGAGCTTGCCGACAATTAAGAATATAGAAGCAGTCTGCTATGGTATCAGCCCGCCGGAGGGCTGCCAAATTTGATTTGCGCGCGCGGACGGCGTTCTGGGGTTATACTGCAACAAAAGTTGGAGTCGGCGGCGGGTTTATGGTATAAAGCGCGCCGGCGATCCGCGACTTCCGTCCAAAAGATGGCGGCCGGTGAGGCTGAAACTACTTAACTGCACTCAATTGTGTAAATAACACACACGTATCGGCACATGCGCCGGGGTGCCTCAGGTGAGAATCTCGCTCTGGGGTCGGCGTTATGGGATACGTGGAGGCATAACCCCAATTTAATCTATAGAGGTTTAATCATGGCAACTGTTTCCATGCGCGACATGCTCCAGGCCGGTGTACAC
The nucleotide sequence above comes from Serratia rhizosphaerae. Encoded proteins:
- the map gene encoding type I methionyl aminopeptidase, translated to MAISIKNADDIQKMRVAGRLAAEVLEIIEPYVKPGVTTGELDRICHEYITEKQQAISACLGYHGFPKSVCISVNEVVCHGIPSDDKVLKDGDIVNIDVTVIKDGWHGDTSKMFLVGKPTILGERLCRITQESLYLALKMVKPGIRLRTLGKAIQQFVEAEKFSVVREYCGHGIGEVFHEEPQVLHYDADDGGVVLQAGMAFTIEPMVNAGDYRIRTMKDGWTVKTKDRSLSAQYEHTIVVTENGCEIMTLRKDDTIPNIITHDV